CGAGCACCGCGGGATCGTGTGGTTTCCCGTAGAAATCCCGATACCCCCGGTAGAGAATCGACCACGCGTCTCGATCATTCGCCTCAACCGAACGTACCTCGACTGATCGGCTCATGTAAGTCGCTCGATCTCGATGAAGACGATTTCGGAGTCGGAGTTCCGATTTTCTACTTGGTGTTCGGAGCCCGCGGGTCTCGTATAACTTTGGCCCTCGACTAGGTCGTTGACAAGCTCGCTGCCATTAGCCTGCACCACATGCATGCGCTGCGTTATCATCGGCACGACGACGTATGCGTGCTCGTGGCGGTGCATGGGTATAGCGCCATTGGGCTCGATCGTCCATTTCACTGCTCGAAAGTGTTCGTTCTCGAATTGCAGCTCGCTCTGAGATCCAGCGTTCATGATCCTCCTCGATCATTCCTGTGCCGCTGAGGGAAAGTCAGCTCACACGATGCTCACTGTATCGGACGGTGCGGGGATGATTAGCATGACCCATTGGGCTGACGGCGAAATCCTGTCCCTGAGCCATCAGACTGAGGATTGCACAAAACGTATGAATTGCGACACTCGTCCAGTACTGGAGACCCAATTCAATGACACCTGTCGCCTTCTCATGCGGTTAACGCGGCTGATCAGCCAACACCTCGCGAAAACACTGGCCATTGTCGACAGCGAGGAATGTGGCAAGGCAGCAACTCGCCGCAACACGGCTGTCGACTAGCGGTTGGCTCACATTGCCCTCTGTAACTCGGGAAGCTGAAGCGGCTACGTCGGCGCTTCCCCGTCCGGCTTTGTTACGACGTTGCCAATGAGTGCCGGGTAGAGCGCGAGGATTAGGTTGGCGGTCGCGGATGCTGAAGCCAGGGGTTCACCAATTGAGTCTTCGACGCGGGCGAGGCGATACCTCACGGTGTTTGGGTGGACGAATAGAGCTTCGGCTGTACGAGAAATGCTTTGGTCAGAGGCGAAATAAGCAAGTAGCGTCTCACGAATTTGGTGTGAATCTATTGGTGAGAGTGTGCGTTCAATACGGGCCTTGAGTTGGTGCCGGTCGGCCTGAGAAAGGAGCCAGGTTGAGAGATCGATACGGTCAATGAACGCTGGGGCTGGTCGTACTAGCGGATCACTGGAGGCAGACCAGGAGCGAGCAATATCGAGCGCGGTTTCTGCCTCGCGAACACTTTGCGGAATTTGCGAGAGAGCGGTTGTTGGCTCGGAAACACCGACGAGGAAGGACTCAGCGGCTTGCTTCAGCCATTGCTCTCCAGCTGGTGAATCGGAGATGAGCGCCGAGACCGTGGCCGGGGCATCAATCGTGGCGCGGCGCAGCATTGCGAGCAGAGGGAGATTCTCGGTTCGGGCTCGTCCGACAAGCTCTGAGATGTGATCTTCCGTAGCGCTACTGGTATCAAACGGGTCGAGCTCGACCGAGCGAACAGGCGCGTATGCGGGAAAGCGGAACTGGGAAATTCTGCCCCAGAATCGATGTTCGCGCGCGGGGACCATGCCGTCGTGGAGCGCGGCGAGGAGTTGCTCGTTGTCGCGACGGTCGCGCTGACTGGCCCCATAGCGAATTCCGTGCACCGCCCCCAACAGGCGCTCGGAGGAATCGAGAAGCAGTTCTCCAATGCGGGCCAGGGTCTCAGGGCCACGACTCGAGATAGCGATTACATGGACGCTGTCCTGGAGGGAGACTCGCCTTGTCAGTACGTGCCAGCGGCCGACTTCAAATTCGAGGTCGTTGAGATTGGTGTTCGTGACTTCCTGCCAGATTAGGTGTGTCGGGGCCTCACCGGAACTTGCGACGATGGCGCCTTCGGAGCTGTAAATCGTGGCAGAACCCTGGCAAAGGACGCTGAGGCGGGAAGCGAGTGCTGGGAGCGGGTCCGTTGAGGAGATTGCAGAGATCAACGAATGGGTGATGTCGAGTGCAGAACGGAGACGTTCGAACTCTGCGCTGGGGGGCAGGGGGACGGTCATCGTGATCCAAGGTTCAGGTAGTCGGTAGCGTGCCGGTAGGTGGTTGAAGAATGCTCGCACTTTGTGGGAACAGAGGGAAAACTTCCCTGAATCTGACCCGCGGTTGTAGATACTACAAATCGTAGCGTGGAAACCTTCGATATCTCTATTGCTCGTAGCCATGGGAGCGCCGAGTCTGGGATGCATTCCGAAGCTCAATGACGATTTTTTTGGAGGACTTATGAGCAACATTCGTGTTGCAGTGGACGTCGGCGGGACGTTCACCGACGTGTGCATTTTCGACGATGCAACGCAACAAATGCGGGTAACTAAAGTGCCCTCGACACCGAGCGATCCGATGATCGCAGTGATGAACGGAGTCGAGCGCGGCGAGATTGATCTCAATGAAGTCGCGCAGTTCTCGCATGGCACTACGGTGGCCACGAACGCCCTCATCACCCGAAACTTCCCGGCCGCGGCTCTCGTGACCACACGTGGATTCCGCGATGTACTCGAGATCCGTGACGGAACGAAGGACGACCTATGGGACGCGTACAACGATGTCTCAGAACCCTATATTCGCCGTCGGGACCGATTCGAAGTGACCGAGCGTATTGACTACGCAGGGAATACCGTCACTCCACTAGATGAGGCGGAAGCGCGCAAGCTTGCGGATCTAATCAAACGCCGTGGTGTGAAGACCATTGCGGTGTGCTTTCTCAACTCTTATGCGAATGCAGCGCACGAAACACGCATGCGTGAGATCCTCGAAGAGGTGATACCCGACGCTACAGTCTCAACATCGGCGGAAGTACTCCCAGAGATCTTCGAGTACCCGAGGTTCAACACAGCAGTATCGAACGCGGTGCTCGCGCCACTGGTTTCTGGATACGTGAACCGGCTCTCGGATCAATTGCGGGATGGTGGATATCAAGGCGACCTCCTCCTATTGCATTCGGGTGGTGGCTCAATGACCCCGCGTCTGGTCGAGAAGTTTCCGGTACGACTCGCAGCCTCGGGCATCGCGGCTGGTGCTATCTCGGCAAGGCACATCGCACAGCAATGCGGTTATGACAATGCCGTCAGTCTTGATATGGGAGGGACTTCGACTGACATTTCGCTCGTGGCCAACGGAGAACTCCGGGTCACACAATCATGGGAGGTCGAGTTTGGTCACCCGATCATTTTCCCGTCAATCGAGGTGCTTACGATCGGCGCCGGTGGCGGATCGCTCGCCCACATCGACATCGCCGGATCGCTACGCAACGGGCCCCAGTCCGCTGGTGCTGACCCTGGACCGGCCTGCTACGACACCGGCGGTGTGCAGCCAACGAATACCGATGCGAACGTCGTCCTTGGACGCCTCGGGACCTCGCTTGCGGGGGGCGTGAAACAGCTCGATAAGACACGTGCCGAAGACGCAATCAACAGTGTCATCGCTGGGCCACTCGGTATGGAGACCGCAGAGGCAGCGCAAGCGATTATCTCGGTTGCCAACGCCAACATGGCCGATGCGGTGCGGCTCGTCTCAATCCGTCGGGGGTACGACCCTCGAGACTTCGCCCTTCTCGCATTCGGCGGTGCTGGCGCCCTGCATGGAGCAGATGTGGCTCGAGAATTGGGTATCCCGAGTGTGGTCGTGCCTCCGAACCCGGGCGTCACATCCGCGATGGGTTGCCTACTCGTTGATATCCAGCATGACTTCGCTCAAATGTATACAGGCCTGGCTTCGAATGCTGACGAAGAAGCAATCGAGCAGGTATTCGTCGAACTTGAGACAGAAGCCTCGGCGAGGCTCCGCCACGAAGGTGTCGCTGATTCGGATGGGATTTTGCAACGAAAGATTTCGATGCGATACCGGGGGCAGTGGCGGTCGCTGCAAGTCTCGATCGGTTCGGGCCCAGGAGCACTAGAAGATGCCGTGCAGACGTTCCACGAGCAGTATGAGCGGGAGTTCGCATTTCGCCAGGATGACGCGCCTGTCGAGGTCTACCAGCTGCACTTGAGCGCTGTGGGCAAGATTCCGAAGCCCTCGTTCAAACCTAGTGTTCCCGTGCCTCAGGCGCCTGGCGTTCCAGATTCACGACGCCCCGTTTACTTTGGAGCCGACGGATGGCTCGACACGCCGGTTTACGACCGCGACTCACTGGCCGCGGGCACGGCATTCGTTGGTCCGGCCATCATCAATCAGCTCGACTCGACCACAGTCGTTCCGCCACATACTCGGGCGGAGATCGATGAATGGCTTAATATCCGCATCCACCTCGAGGAGGTTAACTGATGAATGTAACACTTACTCCCAGTACCACTGTTGATCGTCATACGTCCCTAGACCCAGTCACGTTTGAGGTGCTGAAAAACGCATTTGCGACGAGCGTTGACCTCATGAGCGAGCAGATCCTGCGCACCTGCTATTCATTCGTCATCTACTCACGTGATTTCTCGTCGGCCTTGTGCGATGCTCAGGGCAATACCGTCATGCAGGGCTCGGGTGACATCGCTGTGCATGTTGGTACCTTGCATTTTCAGTGCAAGGCCGTGATCGAGGAATTCGGCGACGATATTCACCCAGGTGATGTGTTCGCGGTAAACGACCCATACAAGGGCGGCACTCACATTAACGATGTGTCATTCATCCGCCCGATTTTCTCTGAGGGAAGGATTATTGCGTACGCCCAGAATAAGGGGCACTGGGCCGACATCGGCGGGCCTGTACCTGGATCTTTCAATGTCGCAGCTACCGAGCATTTTGGCGAGGGATTGCGTATCACTCCGATCCGCATCTGGTCCAAGGGCGTTTACTTGCAGGACATCGCGAAACTGCTCGTCGGCAATACCAGAGCCCCCGAGCAAGCCATGGGAGACCTCCACGCCCAGTCGGAGGCAACCGCTGTATGTGAGCGCGAGATCCTTCGGCTTGCAGAGCGATACGGCACCGACACGGTTGAGAACGCTATGCAAGAGACCCAGAACTATGTCGAGCGCACGGTGCTTCGTCGGCTGAAAGGGTTACCCCAAGGTACTTGGGAGACCACGGACTACTTGGACCTCGATCCCGGTGCGCCAGAAGGCCTCGTGCCGATTAATATCAAGATGACACTTGACGGTGAGGGTATTCATTACACTCTTGAGGGTGGGCCTGCGATTAAGGCGTTCTTGAACTCGGGCTATGGTACGACGTTCTCGGCGAT
This DNA window, taken from Gulosibacter molinativorax, encodes the following:
- a CDS encoding hydantoinase/oxoprolinase family protein, translated to MSNIRVAVDVGGTFTDVCIFDDATQQMRVTKVPSTPSDPMIAVMNGVERGEIDLNEVAQFSHGTTVATNALITRNFPAAALVTTRGFRDVLEIRDGTKDDLWDAYNDVSEPYIRRRDRFEVTERIDYAGNTVTPLDEAEARKLADLIKRRGVKTIAVCFLNSYANAAHETRMREILEEVIPDATVSTSAEVLPEIFEYPRFNTAVSNAVLAPLVSGYVNRLSDQLRDGGYQGDLLLLHSGGGSMTPRLVEKFPVRLAASGIAAGAISARHIAQQCGYDNAVSLDMGGTSTDISLVANGELRVTQSWEVEFGHPIIFPSIEVLTIGAGGGSLAHIDIAGSLRNGPQSAGADPGPACYDTGGVQPTNTDANVVLGRLGTSLAGGVKQLDKTRAEDAINSVIAGPLGMETAEAAQAIISVANANMADAVRLVSIRRGYDPRDFALLAFGGAGALHGADVARELGIPSVVVPPNPGVTSAMGCLLVDIQHDFAQMYTGLASNADEEAIEQVFVELETEASARLRHEGVADSDGILQRKISMRYRGQWRSLQVSIGSGPGALEDAVQTFHEQYEREFAFRQDDAPVEVYQLHLSAVGKIPKPSFKPSVPVPQAPGVPDSRRPVYFGADGWLDTPVYDRDSLAAGTAFVGPAIINQLDSTTVVPPHTRAEIDEWLNIRIHLEEVN
- a CDS encoding PucR family transcriptional regulator, with product MTVPLPPSAEFERLRSALDITHSLISAISSTDPLPALASRLSVLCQGSATIYSSEGAIVASSGEAPTHLIWQEVTNTNLNDLEFEVGRWHVLTRRVSLQDSVHVIAISSRGPETLARIGELLLDSSERLLGAVHGIRYGASQRDRRDNEQLLAALHDGMVPAREHRFWGRISQFRFPAYAPVRSVELDPFDTSSATEDHISELVGRARTENLPLLAMLRRATIDAPATVSALISDSPAGEQWLKQAAESFLVGVSEPTTALSQIPQSVREAETALDIARSWSASSDPLVRPAPAFIDRIDLSTWLLSQADRHQLKARIERTLSPIDSHQIRETLLAYFASDQSISRTAEALFVHPNTVRYRLARVEDSIGEPLASASATANLILALYPALIGNVVTKPDGEAPT
- a CDS encoding cupin domain-containing protein — translated: MNAGSQSELQFENEHFRAVKWTIEPNGAIPMHRHEHAYVVVPMITQRMHVVQANGSELVNDLVEGQSYTRPAGSEHQVENRNSDSEIVFIEIERLT